The Ruania alba genome window below encodes:
- a CDS encoding phage tail protein, with the protein MTDPAIVTHRPSAPASVAGHSARQHDWLVGQLPAGMLADDFFVRFVRIFQAEAHTLLSHADTLPHLADPRLAPIEMVRYLSGWLAAPEVDDAYGPHAQRQMLLTVAKTLPWRGTRKALVTLLELYSGAPVTISESGGVFDQGRAPDGARWVRLEVTSTGPLAEEDFVELVRDEVPAHVGVEIVVAGRQIWPGDGSAPAAGRQER; encoded by the coding sequence GTGACCGACCCGGCGATCGTCACACACCGGCCGAGCGCACCGGCGTCGGTGGCGGGTCACTCGGCCCGGCAGCACGACTGGCTGGTCGGGCAGCTCCCGGCCGGCATGCTCGCGGACGACTTCTTCGTCCGGTTCGTCCGGATCTTCCAGGCCGAGGCGCACACCCTCCTCTCCCACGCCGACACCCTCCCGCACCTGGCCGACCCTCGCCTTGCCCCGATCGAGATGGTCCGGTACCTCTCCGGGTGGCTCGCCGCCCCCGAGGTCGACGACGCCTACGGGCCCCATGCGCAGCGCCAGATGCTGCTGACCGTCGCCAAGACGCTGCCGTGGCGCGGCACCCGTAAGGCGTTGGTGACCTTGCTCGAGTTGTACTCCGGTGCACCGGTCACCATCTCCGAGAGTGGTGGCGTCTTCGATCAAGGACGAGCTCCCGACGGCGCACGCTGGGTCCGGTTGGAGGTCACCTCGACAGGTCCGCTGGCCGAGGAGGACTTCGTCGAGCTCGTGCGCGACGAGGTGCCGGCGCATGTGGGGGTCGAGATCGTCGTCGCGGGCCGGCAGATTTGGCCGGGGGACGGTTCGGCACCAGCGGCAGGGAGGCAGGAGCGATGA
- a CDS encoding putative baseplate assembly protein has translation MPIEPPDLDDRRFQDIVDETKRMIPRFTPEWTNHNLSDPGVALIELFAWMSETVLYRVNQVPERLYVHFLNLVGVEPFPPSVARTDITFRLSAPATRPVVVPAGTEVATTAGTGESSVVFTTSAETTVEPPELVAAHTRGADSEQIVDVTEALRVPGEEAACFSESLIEGDALYLGMRRSLARHVVQLDVAAHAAGIGVDPARPPLAWEVWTGEAWAPTQVEQDTTGGLNTDGRLVLLIGPDHVSLVLGGTGAFWIRARLLRATPQRPGYEASPRIRALIVSTVGLSVPAEHSTAVPGEVLGRSAGVPGQVFTVSTAPVATLREDEGVVVADVSGSHRWSEVSDFARSGPTDRHVVWDSATGEVRFGPAVRQPDGSIRQYGAIPPDGATVRVTGYRTGGGSRGNVGAGTLTVVRSAVPMVASASNPRSAVGGVDAETVEEAKVRGPLSLRSGQRAVTAGDFEQVALEASVEVARARCLPTHDSGSGVVQLLVVPTVRTPVQAHTIDDYALDTRLFEEVARAVDERRLVGVPVEVGTPFYQGVSVAALVRGLPGRPAAAVRQRVTEALTRFVHPGVGGSDGVGWPFGEPLTAAALTQVIESVEGVLAVDELQLFSYDLRNGRRLGEGRERLPLSDNALFLSADHRVVIR, from the coding sequence ATGCCGATCGAACCGCCGGATCTGGACGATCGCCGCTTCCAGGACATCGTCGACGAGACCAAGCGCATGATCCCGAGGTTCACCCCGGAGTGGACCAATCACAACCTGTCCGACCCCGGTGTCGCACTGATCGAACTGTTCGCGTGGATGAGCGAGACGGTGCTGTACCGGGTCAACCAGGTGCCGGAGCGACTGTACGTCCACTTCCTCAACCTCGTCGGCGTGGAGCCGTTCCCCCCGAGCGTCGCCCGCACCGACATCACCTTCCGGCTGTCGGCACCGGCGACCCGGCCGGTGGTGGTGCCCGCCGGGACCGAGGTGGCGACGACCGCCGGAACGGGGGAGTCCTCGGTCGTGTTCACCACCTCGGCCGAGACGACGGTGGAACCGCCCGAGCTCGTGGCGGCCCACACGCGCGGCGCCGACAGCGAGCAGATCGTCGACGTCACCGAAGCGCTGCGCGTCCCCGGCGAGGAAGCTGCCTGCTTCTCCGAGTCGTTGATCGAGGGGGATGCCCTGTACCTCGGCATGCGTCGCTCGCTCGCTCGACACGTGGTGCAGCTGGACGTCGCAGCGCACGCGGCGGGCATCGGCGTCGACCCGGCGCGGCCACCGCTGGCATGGGAGGTCTGGACCGGTGAGGCCTGGGCGCCGACGCAGGTGGAGCAGGACACCACCGGCGGTCTGAACACCGACGGCCGCCTGGTGTTGCTGATCGGGCCCGACCATGTCTCACTGGTGCTGGGTGGTACCGGAGCGTTCTGGATCCGTGCCCGGCTGCTGCGCGCGACACCGCAGCGGCCCGGTTACGAAGCATCACCGCGGATCCGGGCGCTGATCGTGAGCACGGTGGGCCTCAGCGTTCCAGCGGAGCACTCCACCGCCGTGCCGGGAGAGGTGCTCGGACGCTCGGCCGGGGTTCCCGGGCAGGTGTTCACGGTCTCGACTGCTCCGGTCGCCACCCTGCGCGAGGACGAGGGGGTGGTCGTGGCCGACGTGAGCGGGTCACACCGCTGGAGCGAGGTCAGCGACTTCGCCAGGTCCGGGCCCACCGACCGGCACGTGGTCTGGGACTCGGCCACGGGTGAGGTGCGGTTCGGCCCGGCAGTGCGCCAACCCGACGGCAGCATCCGTCAGTACGGCGCGATCCCGCCCGACGGGGCGACCGTGCGGGTCACCGGATACCGCACGGGCGGTGGATCCCGCGGCAACGTCGGTGCCGGCACCCTGACCGTCGTCCGCTCGGCGGTACCGATGGTGGCGTCGGCGTCCAACCCTCGCTCCGCGGTCGGCGGCGTCGACGCGGAGACTGTCGAGGAGGCCAAGGTTCGAGGTCCCTTGTCGTTGCGCAGTGGGCAACGGGCGGTGACCGCCGGCGATTTCGAGCAGGTGGCACTGGAGGCGTCGGTGGAGGTGGCGCGCGCCCGCTGCCTGCCGACTCATGACAGCGGGTCGGGAGTGGTCCAGCTCCTGGTGGTGCCGACGGTGCGGACTCCTGTCCAGGCCCACACCATCGACGACTATGCGCTGGACACGCGGCTCTTCGAAGAGGTGGCACGGGCGGTCGACGAACGGCGTCTTGTCGGGGTCCCGGTCGAGGTGGGCACACCGTTCTACCAGGGGGTGAGCGTGGCGGCGCTGGTGCGCGGGCTGCCGGGCCGGCCGGCAGCGGCAGTTCGTCAGCGGGTCACGGAGGCCTTGACCCGGTTCGTGCATCCGGGAGTGGGCGGCAGCGACGGTGTCGGCTGGCCGTTCGGGGAGCCGTTGACGGCGGCCGCCCTCACCCAGGTGATCGAGTCCGTGGAGGGGGTGCTGGCGGTCGACGAACTGCAGCTGTTCTCCTACGACCTGCGCAACGGCCGGCGCCTGGGCGAAGGACGCGAGCGGCTGCCATTGAGCGACAATGCCCTGTTCCTCTCCGCCGACCACCGGGTGGTGATCCGGTGA
- a CDS encoding GPW/gp25 family protein: MNDRRQDAANFVGSGFAWPLRVDHTGAIAMTRDGAGLDDAIRVVLLTAPGERVMRPAFGCRIWDLLFEPVTANLLGLIREAVRDALAQWEPRIEVEEVSPVQDEDQAGLVRIHITYRIRSSNDRRNLVYPFYVIPREES, translated from the coding sequence ATGAACGATCGACGCCAGGATGCGGCCAACTTCGTCGGAAGCGGGTTCGCGTGGCCGCTCCGCGTCGACCACACCGGTGCGATCGCGATGACCCGCGATGGGGCGGGCCTCGACGACGCGATCCGGGTGGTGCTGCTGACGGCGCCGGGAGAGCGGGTGATGCGCCCGGCCTTCGGGTGCCGGATCTGGGACCTGCTCTTCGAGCCGGTCACGGCGAACCTGCTCGGGCTGATCCGCGAGGCCGTCCGGGACGCGCTCGCACAGTGGGAGCCGCGGATCGAGGTCGAGGAGGTCAGCCCAGTACAGGACGAGGACCAGGCCGGGCTGGTGCGGATCCACATCACCTACCGCATCCGGTCGAGCAACGACCGGCGCAACCTGGTCTATCCGTTCTACGTCATTCCCCGTGAGGAGTCCTGA